In Solenopsis invicta isolate M01_SB chromosome 13, UNIL_Sinv_3.0, whole genome shotgun sequence, one DNA window encodes the following:
- the LOC120359391 gene encoding uncharacterized protein LOC120359391 — MTESIITDILDEYEQITNNLGLSLKTKVEQFLQSKEMLHDPDVNNLLHSFEIDKSFEGLRTLEEQMEILTNNTEYIKPQEIPLDKRIENAIDKKTGTSVPRIILKTCQYVSIIDSLTMVLRNKDIRAVIEAEKESNDGILASFIDGQHFKNHPFFQKYKLAIRIQLYYDELEIVNPLGSKTGIHKLGVFYYTIQNLPSHMNSETSSIHVLLLCCHVDIQKYKMKKILSPFLEDLVKLESDEGVVILSEEQEYILRASLTAFVGDGLAVHEVFNLLGPSSHFFCRMCLYTRQDLHNDSIEIKQSRNMAVYNEHLNLLHNANYSDNAKTLTGMHGECCLHSSRFFHICKNLIFDPMHDILCGIGPMILKLVLIRYTLEIKLFHINDFNNRIASFQYGFVERKNKPSANFSERILRVKGHTLNQKAMQIWCLFRVFPFLISDWVLTGEEHLQLILILLRIMEIVFAPKVTVFLMSYLRALIIDFLETFKQLFPDVHMINKFHHLTHYPDCMLWSGPLQLYNCMRYEAKHNEIKLRAQNVHNFKNPPKTLIRIVLKVLDGEKEMPQLFELSH, encoded by the coding sequence ATGACGGAAAGCATTATAACTGATATTCTTGATGAATAtgaacaaataacaaataatttgggtttatcattaaaaactaAAGTTGAACAATTTTTGCAATCTAAAGAAATGCTTCATGACCctgatgttaataatttattacattctttTGAAATAGATAAATCTTTTGAAGGTTTAAGAACACTTGAAGAACAAAtggaaattttaacaaataatacagAATATATCAAGCCTCAGGAAATACCTTTAGATAAACGTATAGAAAATGCAATTGATAAGAAAACAGGCACTTCTGTACCAAGAATAATTCTTAAAACTTGTCAATATGTTTCTATAATAGATTCTTTAACAATGGTGCTTAGAAATAAAGACATACGCGCTGTAATAGAAGCAGAGAAAGAATCAAATGATGGCATTCTTGCATCTTTTATTGATGGgcagcattttaaaaatcatcctttttttcagaaatataaacTTGCCATTAGAATACAACTTTATTATGATGAACTGGAAATTGTCAATCCACTTGGTTCTAAGACCGGTATTCATAAATTAGGAgtcttttattatacaatacagAATCTTCCATCTCACATGAATTCTGAAACAAGCAGTATTCACGTTTTGCTTCTTTGTTGTCATGTtgacatacaaaaatataaaatgaaaaaaatattaagtccTTTCTTAGAAGATCTTGTAAAGTTAGAAAGTGATGAAGGAGTTGTTATACTTTCAGAAGAACAAGAATATATTTTGCGTGCATCATTGACTGCATTTGTTGGGGATGGATTAGCTGTCCATGAAGTATTTAATTTGCTAGGTCCATCTTCTCATTTCTTTTGTCGAATGTGTCTTTATACTAGACAAGATTTGCATAATGATAGCATAGAAATTAAACAATCAAGAAATATGGCAGTTTACAATGAGCACTTAAATTTACTACATAATGCAAACTATAGCGATAATGCTAAAACGTTAACAGGAATGCATGGAGAGTGTTGCTTACATTCATCTCGTTTCtttcatatatgtaaaaacCTTATTTTTGATCCAATGCATGATATTCTTTGTGGTATTGGACCAATGATATTAAAGTTAGTTTTAATTCGTTATactttggaaataaaattgtttcatataaatgattttaacaACAGAATAGCATCATTTCAATATGGTTTTGTTGAAAGAAAGAATAAGCCTTCGGCAAATTTCAGTGAAAGAATATTGCGTGTAAAAGGGCATACTTTAAATCAAAAAGCTATGCAAATATGGTGTCTTTTTCGCGTTTTCCCTTTCTTAATTTCTGATTGGGTCTTGACAGGAGAAGAACATCTACAGCTGATTCTCATTTTGCTAAGAATTATGGAAATCGTATTTGCGCCAAAAGTTACAGTTTTTCTTATGTCTTATTTGAGAGCCCTCATTATAGATTTTTTGGAAACATTCAAACAACTTTTCCCTGATGTacatatgataaataaattccATCATTTAACTCATTACCCAGATTGTATGTTGTGGTCAGGACCTCTTCAATTGTACAACTGTATGCGTTATGAAGCCAAacataatgaaataaaactAAGAGCACAAAatgttcataattttaaaaatccacCGAAAACATTAATAAGAATTGTTCTCAAAGTGCTAGATGGGGAAAAGGAAATGCCACAATTATTCGAGTTGAGCCATTAA